Proteins from a single region of Neomonachus schauinslandi chromosome 10, ASM220157v2, whole genome shotgun sequence:
- the LOC110587577 gene encoding zinc finger protein 135-like, protein SYQCDEFGRSFSQRSLLTQQIHTGEKPYECNECGKAFSQSIHLTLHQRIHTGEKPYECHECGKAFSHRSALIRHHIIHTGEKPYECNECGKAFNQSSYLTQHQRIHTGEKPYECNECGKAFSQSTFLTQHQVIHTGEKPYKCNECGKAFSDRSGLIQHQRTHTGERPYECNECGKAFGYCSALTQHQRTHTGEKPYKCNDCAKAFSDRSALIRHQRTHTGEKPYKCKDCGKAFSQSSSLTKHQKTHTGEKPYRCKECGKAFSQSSSLSQHQKTHAGGKTKEYGKAFSEHSAFGQQKRIHTG, encoded by the exons AGTTACCAGTGTGATGAATTTGGGAGAAGTTTTAGTCAAAGATCATTACTTACTCAACA aattcacacaggagaaaaGCCCTACGAATGTAACGAATGTGGTAAAGCTTTTAGCCAGAGCATACACCTTACTCTAcaccagagaattcatactggagagaaaccctacgAATGtcatgaatgtgggaaagccttcagtcaCCGCTCTGCCCTTATTCGGCATCATATCATCcatactggagagaagccctatgaatgcaatgaatgtgggaaggcctttaatCAGAGCTCGTACCTCACTCAACATCAgcgaattcatactggagagaaaccttatgagTGTAacgaatgtgggaaggcctttagcCAAAGCACATTCCTTACCCAGCATCAGGTcattcacactggagagaaaccctataagtgtaatgaatgtgggaaagcctttagtGATCGATCAGGCCTTATTCAGCACCAGAGAACTCATACTGGGGAGAGGCCTTATGAGTGTAatgagtgtgggaaagcctttggCTACTGTTCAGCCCTGACTCAACACCAGAGAACTCACACTGGGGAGAAACCCTATAAATGCAATGATTGTGCCAAAGCCTTCAGTGACCGCTCAGCCCTTATTCGTCATCAGAGAAcacacactggagagaaaccttataagTGTAAGGACtgtggaaaagctttcagccAGAGCTCATCTCTTACAAAGCATCAGAAAACTCACACTGGAGAAAAGCCCTATAGatgtaaggaatgtggaaaagctttcagccAGAGTTCATCCCTTTCTCAACATCAGAAAACCCATGCTGGAGGGAAAACCAAAGAATACGGAAAAGCGTTTAGTGAGCATTCAGCCTTTGGCCAGCAaaagagaattcatactggataA